A DNA window from Streptococcus sp. LPB0220 contains the following coding sequences:
- a CDS encoding peptidase U32 family protein: MKNIIITATAESVEQAQALIDAGVDRIYVGEKDYGLRLPQTLSYDEINRIAQLVHAAGKELTVAVNALMHQSMMDSIKPFLDFLKEIQADYITVGDAGVFYVLKRDGYPFKTIYDASTMVTSSRQINFWGKQAGASEAVLAREIPSAELFVMAENLQIPAEVLVYGASIIHHSKRPLLQNYYNFIKTEESVTKDRDLFLAEPGDPNSHYSVYEDKHGTHIFSNNDLNMMTKLSELVEHGFDHWKLDGVYCPGENFVKITEYFVKARDLIQKGTFTQDQAYLFDEEIRKLHPANRGLDTGFYDYEPDRVK; encoded by the coding sequence ATGAAAAATATTATTATTACAGCAACAGCAGAGAGTGTTGAGCAAGCGCAAGCCCTGATTGATGCAGGGGTTGACCGAATCTATGTCGGTGAAAAAGACTACGGATTACGATTGCCTCAAACTTTAAGCTATGACGAAATAAATCGAATTGCCCAACTAGTCCATGCTGCTGGGAAAGAATTGACAGTAGCTGTAAATGCACTGATGCACCAATCGATGATGGATTCAATCAAGCCTTTCCTAGATTTTCTAAAGGAAATTCAGGCTGATTATATTACTGTCGGAGATGCGGGCGTTTTTTATGTCTTGAAACGAGATGGCTATCCATTCAAAACGATTTACGATGCCTCAACTATGGTCACTTCTAGCCGCCAGATCAATTTCTGGGGAAAACAGGCAGGAGCTTCTGAGGCTGTTTTGGCTCGTGAGATTCCATCTGCCGAATTATTCGTAATGGCTGAGAATCTTCAGATTCCAGCAGAGGTCTTGGTCTATGGTGCTAGCATTATCCACCATTCGAAACGACCTCTTCTTCAGAATTATTACAACTTCATCAAGACAGAAGAATCTGTGACCAAAGATCGCGATCTGTTCTTAGCAGAACCAGGAGATCCCAATTCTCACTATTCAGTCTATGAGGACAAACATGGAACCCATATCTTCTCAAATAATGACTTGAATATGATGACCAAATTGTCTGAGTTGGTAGAACATGGCTTTGATCATTGGAAACTTGATGGTGTCTACTGTCCGGGTGAAAACTTTGTCAAGATTACAGAGTACTTTGTCAAGGCCCGTGATTTGATTCAAAAAGGAACATTTACACAGGATCAAGCCTATCTGTTTGATGAAGAAATCCGCAAATTACATCCAGCTAATCGTGGTTTGGATACTGGTTTCTATGATTACGAACCAGATCGTGTAAAATAA
- a CDS encoding DUF3270 family protein — protein MPVRNLRHYEEEEFDYIELTKQTQETPIQDYAPEVEPAPQLSELLYFLNIAIFCVLTVVFSFIFLATKMNTFFAFALAIGSSFASIQGFRIYYNKRKK, from the coding sequence ATGCCCGTAAGAAATTTAAGACACTATGAAGAAGAAGAATTCGATTATATCGAATTAACCAAACAAACCCAAGAAACCCCTATTCAGGACTATGCTCCTGAAGTTGAACCCGCACCTCAATTAAGTGAATTGCTATATTTTTTAAATATCGCTATTTTCTGTGTGTTGACGGTTGTATTTAGTTTTATCTTTTTAGCGACAAAAATGAATACCTTCTTTGCGTTTGCTTTAGCGATTGGTTCTAGTTTTGCTAGTATTCAAGGGTTCCGAATTTACTACAATAAACGAAAAAAATAA
- a CDS encoding YtxH domain-containing protein: protein MGRLSSLLIGVISGASAAYYLSTEQGKKVTKKVVRFVKDYQEDPQEVHESVKQTAKDVSKQAAEVIQQTKEKVGSGEITTGTVLESVKEKTQDVVEKSQEVYHSFKDKLQKENLSGNDLVQSIRKQTESEDIVLELDEKDSEEAAEEETKEV, encoded by the coding sequence ATGGGACGTTTATCTAGTTTATTAATTGGTGTGATTTCAGGTGCTTCAGCAGCCTACTATTTATCAACTGAGCAAGGAAAGAAAGTCACTAAAAAAGTGGTGCGCTTCGTAAAAGATTATCAAGAAGATCCTCAAGAAGTACATGAATCGGTGAAACAAACTGCTAAGGATGTTTCAAAACAAGCAGCAGAAGTGATCCAACAAACCAAAGAAAAAGTTGGTTCTGGAGAAATTACGACAGGAACTGTTTTGGAATCTGTCAAAGAAAAAACGCAAGATGTGGTTGAAAAATCTCAAGAAGTCTATCACTCATTTAAGGATAAACTTCAAAAAGAAAATCTAAGTGGCAATGACTTGGTTCAATCCATTCGCAAACAAACAGAATCAGAAGACATCGTTTTAGAGTTGGATGAAAAAGATTCTGAAGAAGCAGCTGAAGAAGAAACAAAAGAAGTATAA
- a CDS encoding DUF948 domain-containing protein, with protein MFIEIAYGLLGLALVALVIYMIFFLSKIGKVVDETQKTIQVLTSDVNVTLHQTNDLLAKVNVLTDDLNQKVATIAPLFTAVADLSESVSDLNDQARQLSVKAVSAGGKTVKASIGLKAIKMASKLFK; from the coding sequence ATGTTTATTGAAATTGCCTACGGCCTCTTAGGCCTTGCCTTAGTAGCGCTTGTCATTTATATGATTTTTTTCCTCTCAAAGATTGGAAAAGTTGTAGATGAGACGCAAAAAACCATCCAAGTTTTGACATCAGATGTCAATGTCACCTTGCATCAGACCAATGATCTATTGGCAAAAGTCAATGTTTTAACGGATGATTTGAATCAAAAAGTTGCAACGATTGCCCCACTCTTTACAGCCGTGGCGGATCTTTCAGAGTCTGTTTCAGATTTGAATGATCAAGCCCGTCAATTGAGTGTCAAAGCTGTATCAGCTGGTGGAAAAACAGTGAAAGCCTCTATCGGATTAAAAGCGATTAAGATGGCTTCAAAATTATTTAAATAG
- the lgt gene encoding prolipoprotein diacylglyceryl transferase, with amino-acid sequence MNPVALQLGPISIRWYAICIVSGLILAVYLSMKEAPRKKIDPDAIIDFILIAFPLAIVGARLYYVTFEWGYYSQHLGEIFAIWNGGIAIYGGLLTGALVLYLFSRRRLIEPIDFLDIAAPSVMIAQSIGRWGNFFNQEAYGAAVKSLNYLPSFIRDQMYIDGSYRQPTFLYESSWNLLGFLLILILRRKPQFLRQGEITAFYLIWYGFGRMIIEGMRTDSLMFAGLRVSQWLSMILILVGLAIIIYQRRKKAPYYVEAKE; translated from the coding sequence ATGAATCCAGTAGCCCTTCAATTAGGTCCGATCAGTATTCGTTGGTACGCAATTTGTATTGTCTCTGGTTTGATTCTAGCTGTTTATCTTTCCATGAAAGAAGCGCCTCGTAAGAAAATTGATCCAGATGCCATCATTGATTTCATTCTGATTGCTTTTCCTCTTGCGATTGTGGGTGCCAGACTCTATTACGTTACTTTCGAATGGGGCTATTATAGCCAGCACCTTGGTGAGATTTTTGCTATCTGGAACGGAGGAATCGCGATTTATGGTGGCCTCTTGACAGGTGCCCTTGTCCTCTATCTATTCTCTCGTAGACGCTTGATTGAGCCAATTGATTTCTTAGATATTGCGGCCCCAAGCGTCATGATTGCACAGAGTATTGGACGTTGGGGGAACTTCTTTAACCAGGAAGCTTATGGAGCTGCTGTTAAAAGTCTTAACTACCTGCCCTCTTTTATTCGAGACCAAATGTATATAGATGGTAGTTACCGTCAGCCAACGTTCTTATATGAATCCAGTTGGAATCTGTTAGGATTTCTCTTGATCTTGATTCTTCGTAGGAAGCCCCAATTTTTGCGACAAGGTGAGATCACAGCCTTTTACCTTATCTGGTATGGTTTTGGTCGGATGATCATCGAAGGAATGCGGACAGATAGCCTGATGTTTGCGGGCTTACGTGTTTCCCAGTGGTTGTCGATGATCCTGATTTTAGTTGGACTCGCCATCATCATCTACCAACGTCGCAAAAAAGCCCCTTATTATGTAGAAGCAAAGGAGTAA
- the hprK gene encoding HPr(Ser) kinase/phosphatase, with protein MAVTVRDIQEKLRLSVVYGDDNLLSKEITTADISRPGLEMTGYFDYYTPERIQLVGMKEWSYLVKMSSHNRHQVLRKMFQPETPVIIVARNLDIPEEMLRAAEEKQLAILKSNVATSRLSGELSSYLDSRLAERTSVHGVLMDIYGMGVLIQGDSGIGKSETALELVKRGHRLVADDRVDIYARDEMTLWGEPAEILRHLLEIRGVGIIDVMSLYGASAVKDSSQVQIDVYLENYAKDQTYDRLGNNAEELEIGGVTIPRIRIPVKTGRNISVVIEAAAMNVRAKQMGYDATKTFEERLSQLISQNEVKE; from the coding sequence ATGGCAGTTACTGTTCGCGATATACAGGAAAAGCTTCGTCTGTCAGTTGTTTATGGGGATGATAACCTCTTAAGCAAGGAAATTACGACTGCGGACATCTCACGTCCAGGTCTTGAAATGACGGGCTATTTTGACTATTACACACCTGAGCGGATTCAGCTTGTAGGAATGAAAGAATGGTCCTACCTGGTGAAGATGAGCTCTCACAACCGACATCAAGTTTTACGCAAGATGTTCCAACCAGAGACACCTGTCATCATTGTCGCGCGGAATTTGGACATTCCAGAAGAAATGTTACGGGCTGCGGAAGAGAAGCAGCTGGCTATTTTAAAGAGCAATGTTGCGACGAGCCGTTTGTCTGGTGAGTTATCCAGTTATTTGGATAGCCGCTTGGCAGAACGTACCAGTGTTCATGGTGTTTTGATGGATATTTATGGGATGGGGGTCTTGATCCAAGGAGATAGCGGGATCGGTAAGAGCGAGACAGCTTTGGAACTTGTCAAGCGGGGTCACCGTCTCGTAGCGGATGACCGAGTCGATATCTATGCGAGAGATGAGATGACCCTTTGGGGAGAGCCTGCTGAAATCCTACGTCACCTACTAGAAATCCGTGGTGTCGGGATTATCGATGTCATGAGTCTATACGGTGCGAGTGCTGTGAAGGATTCTTCACAAGTTCAAATCGACGTTTACCTGGAAAATTATGCTAAGGACCAAACTTATGATCGTCTTGGTAACAACGCAGAAGAGTTGGAAATCGGTGGAGTCACCATTCCTCGTATTCGCATTCCAGTGAAGACAGGTCGAAATATTTCGGTCGTGATTGAAGCAGCAGCCATGAATGTTCGTGCCAAACAAATGGGCTATGATGCCACTAAAACCTTTGAAGAACGTTTGTCCCAGTTGATTAGTCAAAATGAGGTGAAGGAATGA
- a CDS encoding PspC domain-containing protein, giving the protein MTSSFYKSKRHRLVSGVLAGLADKFGLSVMLLRFLFILFTVSHAFIGVIIYLLLDTTLPYKEEEQEIFDDGPRPRRRKEAEPIHDQNDSPFF; this is encoded by the coding sequence ATGACATCATCATTTTACAAATCAAAACGCCACCGCCTGGTTTCAGGTGTGCTAGCTGGGCTGGCTGATAAATTTGGTCTGAGTGTAATGCTATTACGCTTCTTGTTTATACTCTTTACAGTCTCCCATGCCTTTATCGGTGTGATTATCTACTTGCTGTTAGATACGACCTTACCTTATAAGGAAGAGGAGCAGGAAATATTTGACGATGGCCCTCGACCTCGTCGGAGAAAAGAGGCTGAACCCATCCATGATCAGAATGATAGTCCGTTTTTCTAA
- a CDS encoding SprT family protein → MNLTDYVRQVSLEDFGREFRHQAEWNARLQTTGGRFFPKDRHLDFNPKIYQAFGLETFRKIIRHELCHYHLYDQGKGYRHKDPAFKQLLQQVDGLRFTPPLPEKSRKKRVYLYRCSHCRQEYRRKRKIDLKKYACGRCHGRLQFLEMRQE, encoded by the coding sequence ATGAATCTGACTGACTATGTACGCCAGGTATCTCTGGAAGATTTTGGGAGAGAATTTCGCCATCAAGCAGAGTGGAATGCGCGTCTTCAAACCACTGGAGGCCGTTTCTTTCCCAAGGATCGACACCTCGATTTTAACCCGAAAATATATCAAGCTTTCGGATTAGAGACCTTTCGGAAAATAATCCGCCATGAGCTCTGCCACTACCATCTTTACGATCAAGGAAAAGGCTATCGCCACAAAGATCCAGCCTTTAAACAGCTCCTTCAGCAAGTGGATGGACTTCGATTCACACCACCTCTACCAGAAAAATCGAGAAAAAAGCGAGTTTATCTCTACCGATGTTCTCATTGTAGACAAGAGTATAGGCGAAAGCGAAAAATCGATCTGAAGAAATATGCTTGCGGTCGCTGTCACGGTCGTCTGCAATTCCTTGAAATGAGACAGGAATGA